One segment of Pontibacter akesuensis DNA contains the following:
- a CDS encoding LptF/LptG family permease, with the protein MKLLDKYILKKFLTTYVFTVLILVAVILVIDFTEKNDDFIKTNPSIKEIIFDYYLNLIPFWANTLSPITVFIATVFVTAKLASHTEIVAILSSGVSFRRLLVPYIMGATLIAATIFVLIGWVIPNANKESVAFQVKYIKSPFTYDSRNIHIKIGPETYVYMESYNVNAHVGYNFAMENVEGTILKQKLSTNSISWNAEKEKWHIDRYTLRTFNGEKETIYKGENLDTTLNLRPKDFESTYKLEQTLTLPQLNDYIQEKRDRGADDIEIYLIEKYERFSYPFAIIILTIIGVIVSARKARGGVGFQIALGFLLAFIFIVFVITSRSLAQVGDIAPQIAAWIPSVIFTGIGLLLYRYVPR; encoded by the coding sequence ATGAAGCTCCTCGACAAATACATACTTAAGAAGTTCCTGACCACGTATGTGTTCACGGTGCTGATACTGGTGGCGGTGATTCTGGTGATTGACTTCACCGAGAAGAACGACGATTTTATCAAGACCAACCCGAGCATTAAGGAGATCATCTTCGATTATTACCTTAACCTGATCCCATTCTGGGCGAACACCCTCAGCCCCATCACTGTGTTTATCGCCACTGTGTTTGTGACGGCGAAACTGGCCTCACATACCGAGATTGTGGCTATCCTGAGCAGCGGGGTTAGCTTCAGGCGTTTGCTGGTGCCTTACATAATGGGCGCTACACTTATTGCAGCAACTATTTTTGTGCTGATCGGCTGGGTAATTCCGAATGCCAATAAGGAAAGCGTGGCGTTCCAGGTAAAATACATCAAGAGCCCCTTTACCTACGACAGCCGCAACATCCACATCAAGATAGGCCCCGAAACCTATGTGTACATGGAGAGCTACAACGTTAATGCGCATGTGGGCTACAACTTTGCAATGGAGAATGTGGAAGGCACCATACTGAAGCAGAAGCTTTCGACCAACAGCATCTCCTGGAACGCGGAAAAAGAAAAGTGGCACATAGACCGCTACACGTTGCGCACCTTCAACGGCGAAAAAGAAACCATCTACAAAGGCGAAAACCTGGACACCACCCTGAACTTAAGGCCCAAGGACTTTGAGAGCACCTACAAGCTGGAACAAACCCTTACCCTCCCCCAACTGAACGATTACATCCAGGAGAAGAGAGATCGTGGCGCAGATGACATTGAGATTTACCTGATCGAGAAGTATGAGCGCTTCAGCTACCCGTTTGCCATCATTATACTTACCATAATCGGGGTGATTGTGAGTGCCAGAAAGGCACGTGGCGGCGTGGGCTTCCAAATAGCGCTGGGATTTCTGCTCGCCTTTATATTTATTGTCTTCGTGATTACGAGCCGTAGTCTGGCTCAGGTCGGCGATATTGCCCCGCAAATAGCCGCCTGGATTCCGAGTGTTATTTTTACAGGCATCGGCCTGCTGTTGTACCGTTACGTTCCGCGTTAA
- the tgt gene encoding tRNA guanosine(34) transglycosylase Tgt, translated as MQFNLVATDAQSKARAGVIQTDHGTIETPIFMPVGTAGTVKAVHQRELKEDIKAEIILGNTYHLYLRPGLDVLEQAGGLHKFNGWDRPLLTDSGGYQVFSLAGTRKIKEEGVKFRSHIDGSSLDFTPENVMDTQRIIGADIIMAFDECTPYPCDYGYARNSMERTHRWLQRCVDRFDSTEPKYGYSQTLFPIVQGSTYKDLRVQSADTIASFGREGNAIGGLSVGEPAEMMYEMTDLVCDILPKDKPRYLMGVGTPANILENIALGVDMFDCVLPTRNARNGMLFTTQGIINIRNKKWADDFSPIDAELGGYVSTFYSKAYLRHLIHSTEYLAGQIASIQNLTFYLWLVKQARQRIIDGTFRDWKDVMVKKLMTRL; from the coding sequence ATGCAGTTTAACTTAGTAGCGACAGACGCGCAATCAAAAGCACGCGCCGGTGTAATCCAAACTGACCACGGCACCATCGAGACACCGATCTTTATGCCCGTAGGCACAGCAGGCACCGTGAAGGCCGTGCACCAGCGCGAGCTGAAAGAAGACATAAAAGCCGAAATTATACTTGGCAACACCTACCATTTATACTTGCGCCCGGGCCTTGATGTGCTGGAGCAGGCAGGCGGCCTGCACAAGTTCAACGGCTGGGACCGCCCCCTGCTCACTGATAGCGGCGGCTACCAGGTTTTCTCGCTGGCCGGCACCCGCAAGATCAAGGAAGAGGGCGTTAAGTTTCGATCTCACATCGACGGCTCTTCGCTTGATTTTACCCCCGAGAACGTGATGGACACGCAGCGCATCATTGGTGCCGACATTATCATGGCCTTTGATGAGTGCACTCCTTACCCGTGCGATTACGGCTATGCCCGCAATTCCATGGAGCGCACGCACCGCTGGCTGCAGCGCTGCGTCGACCGCTTCGACAGCACCGAGCCCAAGTATGGCTACAGCCAAACCCTCTTCCCGATTGTGCAGGGCAGCACCTACAAAGACCTGCGCGTGCAGTCTGCGGATACCATTGCCAGCTTTGGCCGCGAGGGCAATGCCATTGGTGGTTTATCGGTGGGTGAGCCAGCCGAGATGATGTATGAGATGACGGACCTGGTGTGCGACATACTTCCCAAGGACAAGCCGCGTTACCTGATGGGTGTGGGCACGCCAGCCAACATCCTCGAGAACATTGCACTGGGCGTGGATATGTTCGATTGCGTACTGCCCACCCGCAATGCCCGCAACGGCATGCTTTTCACCACGCAGGGCATCATCAACATCCGCAACAAGAAATGGGCCGACGACTTCAGCCCGATTGATGCCGAGCTGGGCGGCTACGTGAGCACCTTTTACTCCAAAGCGTACCTGCGCCACCTGATCCATAGCACTGAGTACCTGGCCGGCCAGATAGCGAGCATCCAGAACCTTACTTTTTACCTGTGGTTGGTAAAGCAGGCCCGGCAACGCATTATAGATGGAACTTTCCGAGACTGGAAAGATGTGATGGTAAAGAAATTAATGACACGATTGTAA
- a CDS encoding glycosyltransferase — translation MITLILLGALALCVLVQLWFVLFRFLPLSKHQDPEPDVQRPVSVIVAAHDELENLVELLPQLLDQDYPEFEVLLVNDRSEDDTEFYTFELERQFPNFRVVTIKKTPDYLNPKKYALALGIRAAKYEHLLFTDADCRPCSKNWIQKMQSGYSTGAEVVLGYAPYAQLKGFLNRLIRYETLLTGIQYLSQANRGRAYMGVGRNLSYTKACFFKNKGFASHIKQMGGDDDLFVRDAARNSKVSVVIDKEAQTLSVPKNNYREWVVQKRRHLSVGGQYKAADRRRIGVFVVSNILFYLLFVILVVSNSHFAILSVLVIVRYLAVFPVYLAVARRLDDEIPLLLMPVLDVVYFVNYLFLGISVLLYKKFRWK, via the coding sequence TTGATCACTCTTATACTTCTCGGAGCACTGGCCCTCTGTGTGCTGGTGCAGCTATGGTTTGTTTTATTCAGGTTTCTGCCGCTCTCCAAGCACCAGGACCCGGAGCCGGATGTGCAGCGGCCGGTGTCGGTGATTGTGGCGGCCCACGACGAGCTGGAGAACCTGGTGGAGTTGCTGCCGCAGCTGCTGGACCAGGACTACCCCGAGTTTGAAGTGCTGCTGGTGAATGACCGCTCCGAAGACGACACCGAGTTCTACACCTTTGAGCTGGAGCGGCAGTTTCCGAACTTCCGGGTGGTGACCATCAAGAAAACGCCCGATTACCTGAACCCGAAGAAGTACGCGCTCGCGCTCGGCATTCGCGCGGCTAAGTACGAGCACCTGCTTTTTACCGATGCCGACTGCCGCCCCTGCAGCAAAAACTGGATACAAAAGATGCAAAGCGGCTACAGCACGGGAGCCGAAGTGGTACTGGGCTATGCTCCGTATGCACAATTAAAAGGATTTCTGAATCGCCTGATCCGATATGAAACCTTGCTGACCGGAATCCAGTATTTGTCTCAGGCAAACCGGGGTCGGGCCTACATGGGCGTGGGCCGAAACTTATCGTACACCAAAGCGTGTTTCTTTAAGAACAAAGGCTTTGCTTCACATATCAAGCAAATGGGCGGCGACGATGACCTCTTTGTCCGCGATGCCGCCCGAAATAGTAAAGTTAGTGTTGTTATCGACAAGGAAGCACAGACGCTCAGCGTGCCCAAAAACAATTACCGGGAATGGGTTGTTCAAAAGCGTAGGCACCTGTCGGTTGGGGGCCAGTACAAAGCAGCGGACAGAAGAAGAATCGGAGTATTTGTTGTATCGAACATACTTTTTTACCTACTTTTCGTTATTCTTGTGGTTTCAAATAGCCATTTCGCTATATTAAGCGTATTGGTTATAGTCCGTTACCTGGCAGTATTTCCTGTTTACCTTGCGGTGGCCCGCAGACTGGATGATGAAATTCCCTTGTTGCTGATGCCTGTGCTGGATGTGGTTTACTTTGTAAACTACCTGTTCCTTGGGATATCTGTGTTACTGTATAAAAAATTCAGATGGAAGTAA
- a CDS encoding RNA polymerase sigma factor, with product MEVNKQFSAKAKHDFKLIQAAVEEKDEKAYAELMSIYKKPVYHVVLKMVRNADDAEDLTIEAFAKAFRNLHKFNPEYAFSTWLFRIATNNCIDFIRKNRIKTMSIDSAIKIDNGDEITIDFKDKNLNPQEEAIKNQKIEIMQYVVAKLPEKYQRLVTLRYFNELSYEEIATELNAPLGTVKAQLHRARELLYDMVKNKKHLI from the coding sequence ATGGAAGTAAATAAGCAATTCTCTGCTAAAGCTAAGCATGACTTTAAGTTAATTCAGGCGGCAGTTGAAGAAAAAGATGAGAAGGCGTATGCCGAGCTCATGAGTATCTACAAAAAGCCGGTTTACCACGTGGTGCTGAAAATGGTGCGAAACGCCGACGACGCAGAGGACCTCACCATAGAGGCTTTCGCAAAGGCCTTCCGCAACCTGCACAAGTTCAACCCCGAGTACGCTTTCAGTACCTGGTTGTTCCGCATCGCCACCAACAACTGCATCGACTTTATCCGCAAGAACAGGATAAAGACCATGAGCATCGACTCGGCGATCAAAATCGACAACGGCGATGAGATCACGATCGATTTCAAGGACAAGAACCTGAACCCGCAGGAAGAGGCGATCAAAAACCAGAAAATCGAAATCATGCAGTACGTGGTGGCCAAGCTACCCGAAAAATACCAGCGCCTGGTTACACTGCGCTACTTTAACGAGCTGAGCTACGAGGAGATCGCCACTGAGCTGAATGCGCCGCTTGGCACTGTGAAAGCCCAGTTGCACCGCGCCCGCGAGTTGCTCTACGACATGGTGAAAAACAAAAAGCACCTCATTTAA